A single region of the Streptomyces sp. AM 4-1-1 genome encodes:
- a CDS encoding TetR/AcrR family transcriptional regulator, producing MSQAPKPDRSRRSERSRQAILEAARALVSEVGHDKVAIEAIAVRAGVGKQTIYRWWPSKGAVILDAFLALGEGAGERRVTLPDTGNIKADLKTAMRATAAEFAAPEFEKPIRALTIEISNDPDLAAQYREKLARPVDDARKERLRGAQRAGQLATDADLDLVLEVLYAPLFQRWLHRSGPLTAEYADSLVDVTLRAFRPEPER from the coding sequence ACGTTCGCGGCAGGCGATCCTTGAGGCGGCCCGTGCGCTGGTCTCCGAGGTCGGACACGACAAGGTGGCGATCGAGGCCATCGCCGTCCGGGCCGGCGTCGGCAAGCAGACGATCTACCGCTGGTGGCCGTCCAAGGGCGCCGTGATCCTCGACGCCTTCCTGGCACTCGGCGAGGGTGCCGGGGAGCGGAGGGTGACGCTGCCGGACACCGGGAACATCAAGGCCGACCTCAAGACGGCCATGCGCGCGACGGCCGCCGAGTTCGCCGCCCCGGAGTTCGAGAAGCCGATACGGGCGCTCACCATCGAGATCAGCAACGATCCCGACCTTGCCGCGCAGTACCGCGAGAAGCTGGCCCGGCCCGTGGACGACGCGAGGAAGGAACGGCTGCGCGGAGCGCAACGCGCCGGTCAGCTGGCCACGGACGCCGACCTCGACCTGGTCCTGGAGGTGCTGTACGCACCCCTGTTCCAGCGCTGGCTGCACCGCTCGGGCCCGCTGACCGCCGAGTACGCCGACTCGCTCGTCGACGTCACGCTCAGGGCCTTCCGGCCCGAGCCGGAGCGCTGA
- a CDS encoding GNAT family N-acetyltransferase: MVTLRALALDDAAALTRVYCGASIRHTTGKPLTLDEAHEKIRAALARAAETPRAQWSWAILTEDEMIGLISLRRRTPTMGSISYILREDTWGHGYATQAARQALAVAFTTAGLNRLEAMHHPDNPASGRVLAKAGFTRIGTSDRHTDNGTVPYELYVLGTS, from the coding sequence ATGGTGACCCTGCGCGCCCTTGCTTTGGATGACGCCGCCGCCCTCACCCGCGTCTACTGCGGCGCCTCCATCCGGCACACCACCGGAAAGCCCCTCACGCTCGACGAGGCCCACGAGAAGATCCGCGCCGCCCTCGCCCGAGCCGCCGAAACCCCGCGCGCACAGTGGAGCTGGGCCATCCTCACCGAAGACGAGATGATCGGCCTGATCTCCCTGCGGCGACGCACCCCCACCATGGGCAGCATCAGCTACATCCTCCGCGAAGACACCTGGGGTCACGGCTACGCCACCCAGGCCGCCCGCCAGGCCCTCGCCGTCGCCTTCACCACCGCCGGCCTCAACCGGCTGGAAGCCATGCACCACCCCGACAACCCCGCCTCCGGCCGCGTCCTGGCCAAAGCCGGGTTCACCCGCATCGGCACGTCCGACCGGCACACCGACAACGGAACCGTCCCCTACGAGCTGTACGTCCTGGGTACAAGCTGA
- a CDS encoding protein kinase produces MGQKPPPPAEAVALLADHTGNPAAIQLLSDRRGSRVWKVQGPRGAVAVKANTPDGDNAHEKAAEMAQEDDRLLRLTAAGAISPDYRVGAGTWEGGLWLAVNWVDGAPLWQALAPARSPEGDRASVRPWLTGIARSWTERLARMHATGWAHADVQPTNTLVTNDGRAAVIDYALACGPDDRRRVSYRGALTHTTAPEIATSILSTPADTHVQAHPAADIWSLGASLFWCWTGRRPVPYDDTTDRLEKLAVIAKGTTTALRDVRPWPLPAFEDTITACLAPDPADRPTAEELTTAW; encoded by the coding sequence ATGGGCCAGAAACCTCCTCCCCCCGCCGAAGCCGTCGCCCTCCTCGCCGACCACACCGGCAACCCCGCCGCGATCCAGCTCCTGAGCGACCGGCGCGGCTCCCGGGTCTGGAAGGTGCAGGGCCCCAGGGGAGCGGTCGCGGTGAAGGCCAACACCCCGGACGGCGACAACGCCCACGAGAAGGCCGCAGAGATGGCCCAGGAGGACGACCGCCTTCTTCGCCTCACGGCCGCCGGCGCCATCAGCCCCGACTACCGGGTTGGCGCCGGGACGTGGGAGGGCGGCCTGTGGCTGGCCGTCAACTGGGTCGACGGCGCGCCCCTGTGGCAGGCGCTCGCCCCGGCCCGCAGCCCAGAAGGAGACCGCGCCTCGGTCCGGCCCTGGCTCACGGGCATCGCCCGCAGCTGGACGGAGCGCCTCGCCCGGATGCACGCCACCGGATGGGCTCACGCCGACGTCCAGCCCACCAATACCCTCGTCACGAACGACGGCCGGGCGGCGGTCATCGACTACGCCCTCGCCTGCGGCCCCGACGACCGCCGCCGCGTCTCGTACCGGGGAGCCCTCACCCACACCACCGCCCCCGAGATCGCCACCTCGATCCTCTCCACCCCCGCCGACACCCACGTCCAGGCACACCCGGCCGCCGACATCTGGAGCCTGGGCGCCTCCCTGTTCTGGTGCTGGACCGGCCGCCGACCCGTCCCCTACGACGACACCACCGACCGACTGGAGAAACTGGCCGTCATCGCCAAGGGCACCACCACCGCGCTGCGCGATGTCCGCCCGTGGCCGTTACCCGCGTTCGAGGACACCATCACCGCATGCCTGGCCCCCGACCCCGCCGACCGGCCCACCGCGGAGGAGCTGACCACCGCATGGTGA